In the genome of Cryptomeria japonica chromosome 8, Sugi_1.0, whole genome shotgun sequence, one region contains:
- the LOC131857681 gene encoding expansin-B3-like: MITRRVLLLGLTILVIYTTVSLAGSKDEQGWQPATATWYGPPEGDGSTGGACGFGDLVDKVPYKTKVSAGNLPVWKNGKGCGSCYKVKCSEDICSGEAVPLIITDECPGCSTDQVWFDLSGSAFGRMAVPGQADALRNKGKIKVLYERTKCMYPGWNLAFRVNEGSSEYYFSVLIMYEGGDGDVASVKLKQAGSSTWTEMQQSWGAIWSLTGVGPLKAPFSLSLTSLSTAKTVTAMDVIPSSWYPTATYTSSLQLFYFTSNETSF, from the exons ATGATTACAAGACGGGTTTTGTTGTTAGGACTAACCATTTTAGTAATATATACAACAGTAAGTTTGGCCGGCAGCAAGGATGAACAAGGATGGCAACCTGCTACGGCTACCTGGTATGGCCCTCCAGAAGGAGATGGAAGCACAG GTGGTGCATGTGGATTTGGTGATCTTGTGGATAAGGTACCATATAAAACGAAAGTGAGCGCAGGAAATCTCCCCGTGTGGAAAaatggaaaaggttgtggatcatGCTACAAG GTAAAATGTAGCGAGGACATATGCTCGGGAGAGGCAGTGCCATTGATAATAACGGATGAATGCCCAGGGTGCTCCACAGATCAAGTGTGGTTTGATCTCAGCGGATCAGCCTTTGGTCGTATGGCCGTGCCCGGCCAGGCTGACGCCCTTCGTAATAAGGGAAAGATCAAAGTGCTTTACGAAAG GACAAAATGCATGTATCCAGGGTGGAACTTGGCTTTCAGGGTAAACGAGGGATCCAGTGAGTATTATTTCTCCGTACTCATTATGTACGAAGGGGGTGATGGAGATGTGGCAAGCGTCAAACTAAAACAg GCTGGATCAAGCACTTGGACGGAAATGCAGCAGTCATGGGGAGCAATATGGTCCTTAACTGGAGTTGGTCCACTCAAGGCGCCATTCTCTTTATCTTTAACATCACTCTCAACCGCAAAAACAGTGACTGCAATGGATGTCATACCCAGCAGTTGGTACCCAACTGCCACTTACACATCATCCCTCCAACTCTTTTACTTCACTTCTAATGAGACTTCATTTTGA